AGGGCTACTTGTACCAGCCGTCAGCCTCCCTGGCCCTCTACTCGTGTCCCGCAGCCTACGGCACCAGCGTCATATCGGGACCCAGGACCGAGGAGCTCGGCAGGTCCTCCTCCGGGTCCGCGTTCGCGCCCTATGCCGGATCCGCCaccaccgccgccgccgctAACACCGCCGCTGCTGCCGCGTCcgcagctgcagcagcagccgccgccgccgccttcAGCGGAGGCTCGCCAGGGTACAACTCGCACCACTTACCGTACGGCGCGGACGCGGCGGCGGCTGCTGCGGCCACCTTCACCTCGTACGTGGTGAGTACACTACCAAACACTTTTACACTACAAAATCATCGGTCTGTTATTAGGGCCTAAAACGAAGCTGGGGGAAAGTTGTGTTAAGttcgttattatttattatatatttttttgctatAATAATTGTCTTAAATAATTCCCTCTGCAGCTTCGCACTAAAATgattattctattctatttttcgttgctttttctttctatttttttgcatttgcaaaGCTTGGCATGCATGCGGGCCTGCTTATGCTTTACTACAAAGGCTGCATGATCCCTGCAGAATAGGCTGACACGCCGTGTTAGTTAGAGAAAGGCCCGCAGGGCATAATGCCAGCTGCATATTTCAAcctttaaattgaaaaaaatatatgaaaatgaaaaataagatGCATCAAACTAATTCCAAACGAATGCACCAATATTATCATGATTTTAACTCCAATGTCTTACGGCACACAGAGTTCCCCCTATGACCACACGACAGGCATGGCAGGCTCCATAGGCTACCACCCTTACGCAGCGCCCCTGGGCACCTACCCGTACGGTGACCCGGCCTACCGCAAGAACGCCACCCGGGACGCCACGGCCACCCTGAAGGCCTGGCTCAACGAGCACCGCAAGAACCCGTACCCCACCAAGGGCGAGAAGATCATGCTCGCCATCATCACGAAGATGACCCTCACCCAGGTGTCTACCTGGTTCGCCAACGCCCGCAGGAGACTCAAGAAGGAGAACAAGATGACGTGGACGCCCCGGAACCGCagcgaggacgaggaggaggacgagaacATCGACCTGGAGAAGAATGACGATGATGAGCCTCctcatagtaataataacaaacaagaCAAGACTCAAGATTCATCAGATACTGAAGCAGGTTGGTGGAGGAGGGTCATCAATTTTTCATCCCAGTCGTTTCCACTCAGGGTGCAAAATTGATTGCTGCTTAATGGTGGTGTATTATTTATCATGGGACAATCGCTTGAAATAATAATCACCTTCAACTTGCATGAAAATGCTGCTGGTGCAAAGTGTTTGGCACTCTATCTTCAATGGAGGGTGGAAAAGGctgcaaaaaataaagacaaattttattaataaatctgAATTATTTCAAGTAATAAAGTGCAATCGTTTCAATATTGCATCTGCTCTTTCTCCGTATGTCCAGATGCCAAAATGCTGCACCCGGTGGACTGTGACAGGTTCAAAGAGGACACCATACACGGCAAGGACGTGGACCCCCTCCTGAGCGACTCGGAGTCCAAAGACCAGGAGGAGCGGACTACCACATCCGAGTTGTTATTGGATTCTGCCGGTAAGGCCACCACGTCGTCCCCCTCGGCGGCGGGGGTCGTGGTAGTGGTGGGGAGCCGCGGACCCCAGGACAAGCCGTCGGACTTGAGCCTGCACGCCCCCACCTCCGTCATCCACTCGCCGCCTTCTGCGCCCAAACCCAAACTGTGGTCCTTAGCGGAGATCGCCACCTCCTCGGACCGGTGTAGAAGCAGCAGTGGCGAGGCACAGCGAGGAGGAGGCggggagcagcagcagccttgCTCCGCCGTCATGGGCCCCGCTGCGGTGTCTCCTCCGCGGTCCTCTCCGCAGTGCGGCGTCCTTTCCCGGCCTCTGTACTACACGTCGCCCTTCTATCCGGGCTACACGAACTATCACGGGGGCACTTTTGGACACCTCCACGGCAGCCCGGTCACCACAGGCTCCCCCAGCACGGCGCACTTCAATGGATTAAACCAGACTGTATTAAATAGAGCAGAGGCTTTGGTGAGGGACAAAGTGAGGGTAGATCTTTGTAAAGACTCCCCTTACGAACTGAAGAAAGGTATGTCAAACATTTAACAACTCCAACTGTGgactattttaatttatttctttttttgggaaggTTGCAAAACATTACTGAACATTATCACACCCTAATGGAAATGTTGAGTTTCTCAAATGGTGTAACAAGGATGATGGTCTTATAATGGCTGCAGCCGCCGGAAGTGATTTGTATTAAAAGACTAACATGTATATTtaatgtagcatttttgtatttaagaaAGAAAAATGGACGACACACTATCTTTGAAGTAAATTATGGagaatataattatatttgtgCAGCAGTTATTTTTTTGGTGGGGTGGGAGTGGGGGGAGAGCAGGAAAATTAGTAATTGTGCATGCATGGTGAGGATGGGGGGAAGAAATCCAACATTTACAGAGTGATGAAGGAAAAGTGCGCACGGGGGCACCCAAAAAATAGGAcgtaataataattcaaatagCACCAGCAGCAAGGCGCAGCCATTTAAGCCAATTACCTGCCGTGTTTTACGCACAGCAATCAGATGAACTGCAGTAATGAGCTCCATTTTATGCCAAATTTAGACCTCATTACTATTTCTTCTTCTCCACGCAAGGAAGGCGTGGTAAAAGCTGTTAAAATAAGAGATTCGACCATGCATTCAGCAGCAGCCCCCACCCCATATTCATGGTGTCTGTTTTAATGGCGCGTTggatgtatacacacacacacacacacacacacacacacagacagacacacacacgtgcacaaggGAAGAGGGTGGTTGTCACGCCATGTGGTTGTCGTGCAAACTCTTCCAACTTCCGCAGGTAGGTGTCACACTTGCGCCTAATTTCACACAAAAAGTGtgtggggggggcggggggtgggggagaAAGTGGTTCTGGTGGTGCTGCAAAAAgagaggggggggggcacaTGGAGAgtgattattacatttattaatatcagATGAATAATGACAGCGCTTTGACTATACAGCATTACAACATAATACAACATCACACTCTggtgaacaagaaaaaaatctcaaatGATGAACAGAAGTGTCTTCGTAATTTACAAAGACATTTGctttatacaaaaaaataataacatcttTACTTTTGATTACAAATACTCTTAAAAATGTGCAGGCCACAAAGCCTTGACAACGAGGCCTTGAGAGTAAACGTAGTTGAAATGATAATATTCGTTCGTTTTATTGCCTTTGTGAGTTTTACTTTgcgtattattgttattatgattattagtaTGATTATTATGCactttatttttcccttttgcttttttattataataatccCCCCTCTGTTGTGGTCATGTGACTGCACAGACTGGCACATATCATTCGGCTAAATAGCAtaattatgtgtgtgtatgtgcgcgcgcgcgtgtgtgtgtgtgtgttctactgctggttCCCCTCGGGGTTGAACTGCTCCATGTGTCAAGTCCCCCATGAACGCCAccgtctttcttttttgttgtgcgtatttattattattattattacttgaaACAAGAaaagctgctgctgttgttttccgACGACAAATAGTGATCCGCAGGGGGGGTTATCTTCTTTTCACGCCCTTTTCTGAGGTGCAAATCATCCATGAGAAGcagaaggagggagggaggcatTTATATGTCAAATGGGGTTTTTCATGTATTGTGTTTACAGCCGAGTACATTCATCAGACAAACACAAGTGACATATTAAGAAGGGATTCTGATgctacattaataataaaaataataattataatttcaattattattatttttattattagcagTAATAGTATTATTAGTGAATAATGTGTATTCATTGTTAGCCTCGCGACAAAGTGAGAATACCAAGTAGGCGCTCTAAAGTCTTCCCCAGTGAGGGGGGGGGGTTAAAATAATCCCCGAAGCACGCAGAAGAAGTAAGAGGAATCGAGAGAGACAAGAAAAGGGGAGGCTGAAGATAGTATTCAAACGTTTGTTTTTGAATTAATGGTACTTTTTATTGATTCAAATATATTTCCAGTTTACCAACAAAAAATAACCATTCCTCGATGCAATTGCTTCAGTTAAAAGGGGAAAACAGTCCTTTGTGCAGCaaaatatgaatacaaaatCATTTAACAACTAAAAGTGGAACAATGAGCGCTCAGTGTGGCCCCATGTAAcctcattattttattcttattagcTTTTAAAATACTTGTGTGCAGCTTTAAAAGAATATTGACTTAATCACAAAAATATGCGGTACTAAGCAGTaataagcattttttaaaaatgaaatacatatttaaaaatgacaaaacatgcCAATGTCATGTGATTATTAACTCTTTACAGTGCACTGTAGTACATAGACTTTATTTATAccttttgcaactttttttttttttacatgttgactATTTATAGTAATGATGTGTCAGTATGATACAATTTTATTTCACTGTATTTGAATTCAAAAGTTCAATATTATGATGGTCTTTCTAAATGTGGAAATGACATGGTTCTACTGCTTTAGTGACGCTCCCGAGACCATTTTGCCTCATATTTATGTAACCAAAAAGGGTTCCTCGGCCTATAAAAAGGAGCTAAACTGGAGTGTTACGACAGTGACGGACAATCAGACAATTATAAGGTGATTTAGGTCAAAAACACCTGTGGACACTTGTGCTGTATGCGACATCAAGGTGGACGAGAACCTGTTGTTTGCTCACCCTCAGGTCCAAGTGTAACAAGATGAAGAGTCAAGTGAGAAAATGCATAAATACCACTTCAACAATTCAATGTTTCTTTCTTTAAGGTGGATTAAGGACAATATTTTaagtgtgtgctgtgtgtgggtgttcatttaaaataatCCCACTCTTAATATCAATAAATTACccctgttaaacacacacacacatttagaaaGGAGAAggggtagaaaaaaaacaaacatgtcaagGTAGCACGCAGCCATGTTAAGTGGGGGTTATAAAAGGGTCTCCGACACACTGTAAAGCCACCTCAGATAAGGTGGCGGGGAGTGATttagcactttatttttttcctcgcGCACTTCACCGActgtttttcttatttctcCCGAGAGCTCCTCTGGGAGAGATTACACGTGTAATTTTCAGCAGTGAGATGTTTTAAGTGACCTCCCcctacataaataaaacatttctatGAAGAAGAAGGGGGTGAAAAACATTAACGAAGAGTGATGAACTATGAGGAGGCCAACCAAGGGGGGTTGAGGTTGTGAAAACTGAGGGATTCAGTTGCAGTGGGCGGTAATAGAAGCTGCTGTTTAGCAATGTGAGGATTATTACCTTTTTCTGCAAACATTTTAAGAGTTTCAGCCTGCGTGTTGCTGCTCGTTGGCCGGTCTGTTCTGACAGCGGAGTGGGCCGAGGACCCCTGACCCGTGCACTGCTAACGGGACTGTGTTCAGTGGCCGTGTAAGGGGTTCACTGGCACCCACACTGGGGCGTCTCTGCCCTGCCCCGAAGGAGGAGTAGCGCGCACACTGCAATAGAGGACAATGCCAATACCCTGAGGTATCAATTTTGGAAGCCGAGAATATGTGCCTTCATTCAAGTAAGGATTAGCAGCTgctatgcaagtgtaaaaagaagttaacacgTTAATAGCGCACTGCACCTTTAACTTTGATGCGAGTGCAGTGGCAAGTctcattatatactgtaatgaCTGGACTGAACACAAAAGAGGTCCCTAAAATCCACTTGTACATTTAACCCTATAATGatcaaaaatgtcagcttcacAAAAACTTCTAGAAAATATGAGTCCCCTCCCACTGAAGACGGCTTCTGCCTGAAATcagtccatcttctatgccgctttctcctcaatagggtcgcggTGGCtagaacctatcccagctgactttgggcgagaggcggggtacactctgtactggttgccagccaatcgcagggcacatatagacaaacaacaccCACATTCAAacaaactcacattcatacctatggacaatttaaagtcgccagtgaatgtttttggaatgtgggaggaaaccggagtacccagagaaaacccacgcacgaggagaacatgcaaactccacacagagacgcccaagcggagattcgaacccggagattcaaacccacatcttcccaatctcctgactgtgaggccaacatgctaaccactcggccagcGTGCGGCCTGCAATATCCATATTCATTATATTTTGGTGATTAGATTTGGTGATTTTAAcccagtttttttaaaaaaagatctaTACTTtggctttgtatttttttttttttctgcacatgTGCCATTCCAAACATCAGTTGTGACAGACGTTTCAGTCCCAAAGCTCACATGCAATTTTGcagcatgctttgaatggggaaaaattaacgccatctggtggacaaatataaaaattcaaaattgaAAGCCAGAAGTTCATATTGAAATGTTACTATAAAGGATTGCACTAGTTTACGTGAAGATAAATTTGGAATGAAAAACGTCATTTACGTTGGCTTTCAATGGGACATTTTCTGTCACAAGGAATGAAGATTGGTTTTTCAGTAGCTTTGTCATTTAAAGCTAATTTAAAGaatttataaatgttttaaaaatgaatgtccTCTggcaaatttcacataaattcAATCAACACAGCCAAGAtttagctttaaaaaaatgtatggtaCAAAATGTCCTGAAGATCTCTTAAAGATTCAAATACTTCTCCATGAATTATACGTTGTTGTactgttgtactgagcagccacacAATGGAGGTCACAATGGGgttcatttcctgttctatggtcgTCATCACATTTTTCCACTTCTTGCAATATCCGATACCCTTTTTCGAGTTTTTGCAGGATTCATCAAATCAAATGTAATTGATTGCGTAATTAAAATATAAGACCTACAtcacaacataaaaatgtacacaagaatctgaaattgacttgcaaagtaaatcaCATCAAACTGAAATCAAGTAGGTTATGTATATTTTCAACCATGGAAGGACTGGAACTCACAAACTGTTTTGCAGAATTTATATTCCCCCATTATTATTCTCCTGGAGTGACAAAAAGCACTCACTAATAAGGCCAAAGCAGATGGGCTGCACTGTAAGGGCCGATAGAAGTTACTTATTGGGCTCGTACTGTCATAAATTACATTTTCGCAGCAGGAGCCTTTTACGTTGCACGTgaatgaaaaacatttaaatcctgtttattttctattttaaatacaaagccaaagaaaaagaaaaaaaaaaaaacacttgaggATTTAACGCTTTACATGTTTGCAAGGCTGAAATCTCCCGAGATTGAATGTCCGCTCTTGTGACGTCTTGCACGACAATGACTCAGGATGTTCTTGCCACCTTAGAATGTGTATTtttctagagctgcaacaactaATGTGTTAATCATTTACCCAATTAataaacaactattttggtaatcgatttttgatttaaatatgtaaatatcctctgatttaagcctcttaaatgtgaatattttttattttttttagtcatccatgaaagcagtcCTATCATctgtgtgttttagccaaatcaagatattcacacatatcggctttgactttggaaaacagtggtgagcatttttgtctcttttctgatatgttgtggaccaaaccactcactgtaggtgtttgcttcatattgatttggtccatctatggcctaaccgattagtgttagcatgttggcatagtcaggagatccggGTTGGCATCTCTGTTGGAACacctctctgtgtgaagtttgcatgttctccccgtgcgtacgtgggttttctgcaggtatgcctcccacattccaattggagactctaaattgtctatggGTGTGAACCATCCCCCGGACAGGCCTCAGTTTACCCGTGTCCCTAACgacaacaagcggcatagaaatggatggatggatatcacaGCATGTAATAGCAATCAATTGATAGAATGCAAATACGCCTCCTAGAGGTTGTATAACAGTATAGTCATGTTACAAGCC
The sequence above is a segment of the Dunckerocampus dactyliophorus isolate RoL2022-P2 chromosome 3, RoL_Ddac_1.1, whole genome shotgun sequence genome. Coding sequences within it:
- the irx5a gene encoding iroquois-class homeodomain protein IRX-5a: MAYPQGYLYQPSASLALYSCPAAYGTSVISGPRTEELGRSSSGSAFAPYAGSATTAAAANTAAAAASAAAAAAAAAAFSGGSPGYNSHHLPYGADAAAAAAATFTSYVSSPYDHTTGMAGSIGYHPYAAPLGTYPYGDPAYRKNATRDATATLKAWLNEHRKNPYPTKGEKIMLAIITKMTLTQVSTWFANARRRLKKENKMTWTPRNRSEDEEEDENIDLEKNDDDEPPHSNNNKQDKTQDSSDTEADAKMLHPVDCDRFKEDTIHGKDVDPLLSDSESKDQEERTTTSELLLDSAGKATTSSPSAAGVVVVVGSRGPQDKPSDLSLHAPTSVIHSPPSAPKPKLWSLAEIATSSDRCRSSSGEAQRGGGGEQQQPCSAVMGPAAVSPPRSSPQCGVLSRPLYYTSPFYPGYTNYHGGTFGHLHGSPVTTGSPSTAHFNGLNQTVLNRAEALVRDKVRVDLCKDSPYELKKGMSNI